DNA from Arthrobacter sp. PvP023:
GCCTGGTAGAGGCGTTCATGTACCAGGGCAGCCTGTACCAGCTGCCCATGGACTGGAACGCCGCCAACATGTACTACAACACCACCGCGTTCGCGCAGGCCGGCCTGGAGCGCCCGGCGGACGACTGGACCCACATGGACTTCCGCAACAGCCTGGCCGCCATGCGGAAGGCCCGGACCTCGGACTTCACGCCCTACTACTGGACCAACCGGCTCTTCGGCGGGGTGGTGCCGTGGCTCTACGCCAACGACACCAGCTTCCTGAAGGAGACCAGGTCCGCCGGCGGCGAGTGGCTCTGGGACGGCTTCTACGCCAAGGATCCTTCCCGCAGCCTCCGATCCGGCGGCTACCAGTGGCTGGAGCCCAACGCTAACGACGACCGCGTCTTCGAGTCCTTCGACTACCTCCGCGGACTGGTCAAGGACGGGCTCGGCGTCCGCCCCGAGGAAGGCGGCGGCAGTTCACTGGTGGGACTGTTCGCATCCAACCGCATCGGGACCACCCCGGCCGGCGGCTACTGGGTGCAGGGCCTGCACGAAGCCGGGATGGGCGAAAGCGACTTCGACGTGCAGTTCTTCCCGCGCTGGAAGACCCAGCGCCACCAGTTCGGCACCGCCGGCTACGCGATCATGAAGACCGCGAAGGACAAGGACGCCGCCTGGGAATGGATCAAGTTCAGTTCCAGCCGCGAGGCCATGGAACTGATCTTCCCCAACCCGATTACGACGCCGGCGCGCCGCTCCATGGTCAACGAGCAGCTCTACGCCGGCAAGGGGCCCGCCCATTGGAAGGTCTTCTACGACACCCTGGACCGGTTCCCCACCACCGGCCCCATTCCGGCACCACCCCAGCAGGCCGCCGTCGAAACGGCCTTGATGAAGAACGTTTCGCTGGCTGTCAGCGGTGACGAGCGCCAGCTCAAACAGGCCCTCGCCTCCATGCAGCGCGATCTTGAACTGGCCCTGAGGAGGCAGTCATGAGCACCACCACCCCGCACCGGGAACGGCCGAAGCGGGCCGCCGGGCCGGCGGCGTCGGGGGTTGCACCCGGCGGCGCCCACACTAAGAATCCCGCAACCAACGCACGGCACAGCCAGCGCTGGCTGGCCTGGATCTTCCTGGCCCCCACCATCCTCGGCATGGGCCTGTTCACGCTGATCCCGATCGTCGCCTCCGTTGTCCTGGCCTTCTTCCGCTGGGACATCATTTCCGCGCCGACGTTCGTGGGGTTCGACAACTTCTCCGAAGTGGTCCAGGATCCCACCGTCCGGGTGTCCTTCCTGAACACCATCGTGTTCGTGGTGGTGGCCGTGGCCCTCCAACTGGGGCTCGCACTGGCACTGGCCATCATGGTGCAGGAGAAGATGCCGGCCTGGCTGCGTGTGTTCTTCCGCTCCGCCTTCTTCTTCCCGCTGATCCTGTCCGCGGCCTCCGTATCAATCTTCATGCGGTACCTCTTCAACGAGCAGTTCGGCGTGGTCAACTGGTTCCTGTCCCTCGTGGGCATCCCCGCCGTGCCGTGGCTGACCACACCGGGCGGGTCCGCCGCCGTCGTGATTCTGGTCTATGTGTGGCAGAACTTCGGGTTCTCCTTCCTGCTGTTTATCGGCGGCCTGGCCTCCATTCCCGTGGAGACATACGAAGCAGCCGCGATCGACGGCGCCACCGGCTGGCGCAAGCACCTGCACGTCACGCTTCCCCTGCTGAGCCCCACCACCCTGGTGGCCTCGGTGATGGCCATCATCAGCGCCCTGCAGGTGTTCGACCAGCCCTATGTGCTGACCCGCGGCGGCCCCGGCGACTCCACACGCACCGCCGTCATGGTCATCTTTGAATCGGCGTTCCAGCGGCTCGAATTCGGTCAGGCGTCCGCCATCGGCGTGCTGCTCACCCTGATCATCATGGCCATCACGGCCGCGCAGTTCCGGCTCAGCAAACGATTCGTCTTCTACCAGTAAGGCCAGCCATGACAACCACAACAGACCACGGCCTGGCCGGACATTCCCCCCGGCTTTCCGAAGGCCTCCCGGAAACGTCACCCAACCGGCGCCGGTTCAGCTGGGCCTTTCCCATCCGCATCGCCCTGCTGGTGATCGCGGCCGCCCTGACGCTGGGCCCGGTGATGTGGACCCTGTCCACCTCGCTGCGCTCGCCGTCGGAATCCTTCAAACTGCCGCCGTCGTTCATCCCCTGGAACCCCGACTTCACGTCCTACGGGGAAGTATTCCAGCAGCTGAATATCTTCCTGCTCGTCCTCAACAGCGCATTGGTGACCGGGCTGATCGCGGTGGGCCAGATGGTGTCCGCAGCGCTGGCGGGCTACGCCTTCGCCCACCTGAAGTTCCGCGGCCGCGGCGCCCTCTTCTCGATTGTGCTCGCCACCATGATGGTGCCGGTGCAGGTCACGATCGTTCCCGTCTTTATGCTGATCCGCGGCATGGGCCTCTCGGATACGCTGCTGGCGCTGATCCTGCCGGCCATTCCGACGGCGTTCGGCACCTTCCTGATGCGCCAGTACTTCATGGGGCTGCCGGCAGAGCTGGCCGAAGCGGCCTCGATCGACGGCGCCTCGCCCTGGCGTACATTCCGTTCCGTGTATGCGCCGCTGGCGATGCCCGGCATGGCGATCGTGGGAATCCTTGCGTTCAACTTCCACTGGAACGAGTTCTTCCGCCCGCTCATCCTGACCATCTCCGAGCAGAACTTCACGCTGCCGCTGGGACTGGTCTCGCTCCAGGGCAACCTGGGCACCGGCAGCATCTCAGTAGTTCTCGCCGGCGTGGTCCTGTCCATGATTCCGGCGCTGGTGGTCTTTATGTTCGGCCAGCGCGCACTCCAGGACGGCCTCACGGCCGGCACCGGAAAATAACCTACCCACCGAAAGGCCCCGCCATGCCCTCCCCGGACCTCGCCGCCGTCCGTTTCGACGACGTCGCCGCCCACCATCCCGACCCCGCCTTCCCGCGTTTCCA
Protein-coding regions in this window:
- a CDS encoding extracellular solute-binding protein, which codes for MTGATNGHLREITRRTALGALGAGIIGASVASWPRLSGTDIPGRGDNSLSIAIMGTAADAAARQRAIDAFTRLHPEIRVKVQAIQAVDWKDFFTKILTMVAAGTPPDVVYVATEGAQLFAEKLAHPLDEYVRRDAADMAEFFDDVHPSLVEAFMYQGSLYQLPMDWNAANMYYNTTAFAQAGLERPADDWTHMDFRNSLAAMRKARTSDFTPYYWTNRLFGGVVPWLYANDTSFLKETRSAGGEWLWDGFYAKDPSRSLRSGGYQWLEPNANDDRVFESFDYLRGLVKDGLGVRPEEGGGSSLVGLFASNRIGTTPAGGYWVQGLHEAGMGESDFDVQFFPRWKTQRHQFGTAGYAIMKTAKDKDAAWEWIKFSSSREAMELIFPNPITTPARRSMVNEQLYAGKGPAHWKVFYDTLDRFPTTGPIPAPPQQAAVETALMKNVSLAVSGDERQLKQALASMQRDLELALRRQS
- a CDS encoding carbohydrate ABC transporter permease, which gives rise to MSTTTPHRERPKRAAGPAASGVAPGGAHTKNPATNARHSQRWLAWIFLAPTILGMGLFTLIPIVASVVLAFFRWDIISAPTFVGFDNFSEVVQDPTVRVSFLNTIVFVVVAVALQLGLALALAIMVQEKMPAWLRVFFRSAFFFPLILSAASVSIFMRYLFNEQFGVVNWFLSLVGIPAVPWLTTPGGSAAVVILVYVWQNFGFSFLLFIGGLASIPVETYEAAAIDGATGWRKHLHVTLPLLSPTTLVASVMAIISALQVFDQPYVLTRGGPGDSTRTAVMVIFESAFQRLEFGQASAIGVLLTLIIMAITAAQFRLSKRFVFYQ
- a CDS encoding carbohydrate ABC transporter permease — protein: MTTTTDHGLAGHSPRLSEGLPETSPNRRRFSWAFPIRIALLVIAAALTLGPVMWTLSTSLRSPSESFKLPPSFIPWNPDFTSYGEVFQQLNIFLLVLNSALVTGLIAVGQMVSAALAGYAFAHLKFRGRGALFSIVLATMMVPVQVTIVPVFMLIRGMGLSDTLLALILPAIPTAFGTFLMRQYFMGLPAELAEAASIDGASPWRTFRSVYAPLAMPGMAIVGILAFNFHWNEFFRPLILTISEQNFTLPLGLVSLQGNLGTGSISVVLAGVVLSMIPALVVFMFGQRALQDGLTAGTGK